Proteins encoded by one window of Dyella humicola:
- a CDS encoding acetyltransferase yields the protein MPRSLVIIGAGEFAQIACEYFEHDSGYDVVAFSVEQKYLMQPILANRPVVAYEDLEALYSPADYEVFVAIPASQLNRLRTRFYLDAKGKGYGIATYVSTRAFVWHNAEIGENSFIFENNVIQPFVRIGNNCVLWSGNHVGHRTVLQDNVFVASHAVISGYCDIGESSFIGVNTTFNDHIKIASDNVIGAGALVTRDTEPGRVYVGSPAHAVPDRSSFDVRL from the coding sequence ATGCCAAGGTCGCTAGTGATCATTGGGGCTGGCGAGTTCGCACAGATTGCCTGCGAATACTTCGAACACGATAGCGGTTACGACGTCGTCGCCTTCAGCGTCGAGCAAAAGTATCTTATGCAGCCGATACTCGCCAATCGGCCCGTAGTGGCTTACGAGGACCTCGAGGCGCTCTACTCGCCAGCGGACTACGAGGTCTTCGTTGCCATACCAGCCAGCCAGCTGAACCGGCTGCGCACGCGTTTCTACCTGGATGCGAAAGGTAAAGGGTATGGCATCGCGACTTATGTCAGCACCCGTGCCTTTGTCTGGCACAACGCGGAGATTGGCGAGAACAGCTTCATCTTCGAGAACAACGTTATCCAGCCCTTCGTTCGGATCGGCAATAACTGCGTCCTATGGAGTGGTAACCACGTGGGTCATCGCACCGTCCTGCAGGACAACGTGTTCGTGGCTTCGCATGCTGTTATTTCGGGTTACTGCGATATCGGTGAAAGCAGCTTCATCGGAGTCAATACCACCTTCAATGATCACATCAAGATCGCCAGCGACAATGTGATCGGTGCCGGTGCGCTGGTGACGCGCGACACGGAGCCGGGCCGGGTCTACGTCGGATCACCCGCGCATGCGGTCCCCGATCGCTCCAGCTTCGACGTGAGGTTATGA
- a CDS encoding sugar 3,4-ketoisomerase produces MEIERIQLQMHGDQRGMLISLEKDLNVPFDIRRVYYLFSTKCDVHRGMHAHRNLNQLAVTVRGSVTFLLDDGSGPCKVVLDDPAKGLLLRRMVWREMYDFTEDCVLMVLADQFYDPADYITDYDVFLREVHQGEVPACQGR; encoded by the coding sequence ATGGAAATCGAACGGATCCAATTGCAGATGCATGGCGACCAGCGCGGCATGCTCATTTCGCTTGAAAAAGACCTCAACGTGCCGTTCGACATCCGGCGCGTGTACTACCTGTTCTCCACAAAATGCGATGTGCACCGTGGCATGCACGCGCATCGCAATCTCAATCAGCTGGCCGTGACGGTGCGAGGCTCCGTCACCTTCCTGTTGGACGATGGCAGCGGTCCTTGCAAGGTCGTGCTCGACGATCCGGCGAAGGGGTTGCTATTGCGCCGCATGGTGTGGCGGGAGATGTACGATTTTACTGAAGACTGTGTCTTGATGGTCCTGGCTGACCAGTTCTACGATCCGGCGGATTACATCACGGACTACGATGTTTTCCTGCGCGAGGTACACCAGGGGGAAGTGCCAGCATGCCAAGGTCGCTAG